Proteins encoded together in one Petrotoga sibirica DSM 13575 window:
- the cheC gene encoding CheY-P phosphatase CheC yields the protein MSIYDEINEQKLDALKELGNIGAGNAATAISTMLNKKIDITVPSAEIIPISELWEEFSDPEGITAGAMVEIGGELHGAILFLLGTQETKQILELLMLPRPEDLTEIDEMTSSAIGEVGNIMCSTYISALSNFTGLNIHSLPPKITVDMLTAIVSEASLMVTEGSDFVILIRTDINIEEYEGNVTCFLIYLSDENNIIKLLKTLGMGTNNE from the coding sequence ATGTCAATCTATGATGAGATCAACGAACAGAAATTAGATGCATTAAAAGAATTGGGAAACATAGGTGCAGGTAATGCAGCGACAGCTATTTCAACGATGTTGAACAAAAAAATTGATATCACGGTTCCATCCGCTGAAATTATACCTATTTCAGAATTATGGGAGGAGTTTAGTGATCCTGAAGGCATAACAGCTGGCGCTATGGTAGAAATTGGTGGAGAACTTCATGGGGCTATTTTGTTTCTGCTAGGAACCCAAGAAACAAAACAAATCTTGGAACTGTTAATGCTCCCCAGGCCAGAAGATTTAACGGAAATTGATGAAATGACTTCTTCAGCCATTGGAGAAGTTGGCAATATTATGTGTAGTACTTATATATCTGCGCTTTCAAATTTTACAGGTTTGAACATACATTCCTTGCCCCCAAAAATTACCGTAGATATGTTAACAGCCATAGTTTCCGAAGCTTCTCTTATGGTTACTGAAGGTAGCGATTTTGTAATCCTAATTAGAACAGATATAAATATTGAAGAGTATGAAGGGAACGTAACATGCTTCTTAATATATTTATCAGACGAAAATAATATTATAAAATTATTAAAAACCTTAGGAATGGGGACAAATAATGAGTGA
- the cheD gene encoding chemoreceptor glutamine deamidase/glutamate methylesterase CheD, which produces MSESKKRIIGIGEYIVDKNPSILVTLGLGSCVAVCLRDKNNLIGGLVHIMLPESRSNKNDQKIGKYADTGIKAIIDGIVDLGGNVKYLEAKIAGGAAMFKNSNNSLNVGSKNVEAVKKILKENNIKILAEDTGGNRARSVEFNIANGELKVKKVGGGEKVEITVI; this is translated from the coding sequence ATGAGTGAGAGTAAGAAAAGAATAATAGGAATTGGTGAATACATTGTAGATAAAAATCCTTCTATTTTAGTCACATTAGGATTAGGTTCCTGCGTGGCGGTTTGCCTACGAGATAAGAACAACCTCATTGGAGGTTTGGTCCACATAATGCTTCCTGAAAGCAGAAGCAACAAAAATGATCAGAAGATCGGTAAATATGCAGACACAGGTATAAAAGCGATAATAGATGGAATTGTAGATTTAGGTGGAAATGTTAAATACCTTGAAGCTAAGATAGCAGGAGGAGCAGCTATGTTCAAAAATTCTAATAATTCCTTGAATGTAGGAAGTAAGAATGTTGAGGCGGTTAAAAAAATTTTGAAAGAAAACAACATAAAAATACTCGCTGAAGATACTGGTGGGAACAGAGCCAGAAGTGTGGAATTTAACATTGCAAATGGGGAACTAAAGGTTAAAAAGGTTGGTGGAGGAGAAAAGGTAGAAATCACAGTAATTTAA
- a CDS encoding sigma-70 family RNA polymerase sigma factor — protein MKYKINEEQLVMEFLPKIKIIALNLKTTLPKNIELEDLIQEGIIGLLQSYKRYNPEKGTSFYTYALKRIKGSMYDYLRRIDWLPKEIRSLVKKYEDLIYECKDNEYIDDNSVAEKLHIEKNDVDKIKFSLSKRQILQLDEYFLSNEEENWFEDIQEENDPEILAYKDMLHDKLTQSIEKLEEREKLILSLYYNEGLTFKEIGSVLEISESRVSQLHSVILVKLKKMIQGSE, from the coding sequence ATGAAGTACAAAATTAATGAAGAACAGTTGGTAATGGAATTTTTGCCTAAAATAAAGATTATAGCTTTAAATTTAAAAACTACTTTACCTAAAAATATAGAGTTGGAGGATTTGATTCAGGAGGGGATTATAGGATTACTTCAATCATATAAGAGATACAACCCGGAGAAAGGCACTTCTTTTTACACCTACGCTCTAAAAAGAATCAAAGGTTCGATGTATGATTATCTGCGCAGAATAGATTGGCTTCCTAAAGAAATAAGAAGTTTAGTAAAAAAGTACGAAGATTTGATTTACGAATGTAAAGATAATGAGTACATAGACGATAATTCAGTGGCAGAAAAACTTCACATTGAAAAAAATGATGTAGACAAGATAAAGTTCTCCTTGAGTAAAAGGCAGATTCTTCAGTTGGATGAATACTTTTTAAGCAATGAAGAAGAGAACTGGTTTGAAGATATACAAGAAGAAAACGACCCTGAAATACTGGCTTATAAAGATATGTTGCATGATAAATTAACACAAAGTATCGAGAAATTGGAAGAAAGAGAAAAACTTATACTTTCTCTATACTATAACGAAGGCTTGACCTTTAAGGAGATAGGAAGTGTTTTAGAAATAAGTGAATCACGGGTTTCTCAGTTACACTCTGTAATATTGGTTAAATTAAAAAAGATGATTCAGGGAAGTGAATAA
- a CDS encoding DEAD/DEAH box helicase yields the protein MIRKELVNFLNSLKKVNKQKILVLPDGYLYDIDEEGEVFIYPDFDIFPFENLDISPNIKANRMKTLYALLTKKNATVLTTFSSLIKYTLPKKEFAIKKIKVGDTFDLEYNVPYHLGYNLTEEVTSPGEYSKRGFVRDFFVPIYEQPVRIELWDEVIDRISFFDIYSQRSIENLKEIEIIPGSEIMKFDHNLEIYEERLKKYTIGTNEEEPLTLDQFNTLPGIFYKDKNTILSYLNEDRDIYLINKEEIINSYREKVKENYEMCDNELKRKIYKMFSGHNLEILNKIKYEEVKLTLEKIYFIKPKKEDKRLEYIPLLDWEDLNEGDLVVHEDYGIGIYHGVNKIETPLGLREFVTLEYSDNSKVYVPVGRLDKLSKYIGDPETVKISSLNSKSWKNTKQKVKEEIKLKIRELQKIYALRENQRGIQLFGDPELEEKFKETFPYVETPDQEKSINEVMRDLESERPMDRLLSGDSGFGKTEVAMRASFRTVVSNYQVLLLAPTTILAKQHYENFKQRMDPFGIKIALVTRHKTQKEKKDLFESIKKGQTDIVIGTHALLSDLLQVKKLGLVIVDEEQRFGVLQKEKFKKLSEGVNFLMMSATPIPRTLYMSISGLRDISTISTPPVGRLPIQTFVGKYSDKLIRTAILREKSRGGQTIYIHNRVQELNELYKKLQSLVPEVKITMVHGGTSKKEFINSINNLYDGNIDLLLSTTIIENGIDIPNVNTLILDDPERYGISQLYQIKGRVGRSNRRAFVYFLFKKEVTPQTKKRLEAIKKYNEPGSGLKLALRDLEIRGYGDILGIEQKGHINAIGYHLYHEMLNKILFEYGIKKEEEIQKPQTYTEIKGIKGSLVIPESYIPNSIERMRIYRSISVAKTVDDVEDIKSEIRDKYGKLPQEVERLFQYALIKVKANMEGIKEIEIGDTYISFKFENDVNPVIEKYDKYSRKITFYPETKELISYGPKDHMKYMEKVFS from the coding sequence TTGATTAGAAAAGAGCTTGTAAATTTTCTAAACTCGCTAAAAAAAGTCAACAAACAGAAAATTTTAGTGCTTCCAGATGGATATCTTTACGATATCGATGAGGAGGGAGAGGTTTTCATTTATCCGGACTTTGATATATTTCCATTTGAAAATTTGGATATCTCTCCAAACATAAAGGCAAATAGGATGAAAACGTTATATGCTTTATTAACGAAAAAGAACGCGACTGTTTTAACTACCTTCTCGTCTTTAATAAAGTACACCTTACCCAAAAAAGAATTCGCAATCAAAAAAATCAAAGTTGGAGATACATTCGATCTTGAATATAATGTTCCTTATCATTTAGGATACAACCTTACTGAAGAAGTAACTAGTCCTGGAGAATATTCTAAAAGAGGTTTTGTAAGAGATTTTTTCGTTCCAATTTACGAACAACCTGTGAGAATAGAATTATGGGATGAAGTAATAGATAGAATATCTTTTTTTGATATTTATTCTCAAAGATCGATTGAAAATTTAAAAGAAATAGAGATAATTCCTGGTTCTGAAATTATGAAATTTGACCACAACTTAGAAATTTATGAGGAGAGGTTAAAAAAATATACCATTGGAACAAATGAGGAAGAGCCCCTAACTCTTGATCAATTCAACACTCTCCCAGGAATCTTTTACAAAGATAAAAATACAATATTAAGTTATCTAAATGAAGACAGAGATATTTATTTAATAAACAAAGAAGAAATTATAAACTCTTACAGAGAAAAAGTAAAAGAAAACTATGAAATGTGTGACAATGAACTAAAACGAAAAATATATAAAATGTTTTCAGGACATAACCTTGAAATTTTGAACAAAATTAAATACGAAGAAGTTAAACTTACCCTTGAAAAGATTTACTTTATAAAACCCAAGAAAGAAGATAAAAGGTTGGAATATATACCCCTTCTTGATTGGGAAGATCTAAATGAAGGGGACTTGGTGGTACACGAAGATTACGGAATAGGAATATATCATGGCGTTAACAAAATTGAAACCCCTTTGGGTTTAAGAGAGTTTGTGACATTAGAATATTCTGATAATTCAAAGGTCTATGTTCCCGTAGGTAGGTTGGACAAACTATCCAAGTACATTGGAGATCCCGAAACAGTTAAAATATCTTCTTTGAACAGCAAAAGCTGGAAAAATACGAAACAAAAGGTAAAAGAAGAAATTAAACTAAAGATCAGAGAACTCCAAAAAATCTATGCCTTAAGAGAAAATCAACGAGGGATACAACTATTCGGGGATCCTGAATTGGAAGAAAAATTCAAGGAAACCTTTCCTTACGTTGAGACACCTGACCAAGAAAAGAGTATCAACGAGGTTATGAGAGATCTCGAAAGTGAAAGACCAATGGATAGATTGTTGTCAGGTGATTCAGGATTTGGTAAAACCGAAGTTGCTATGAGAGCGTCTTTCAGAACGGTTGTTTCAAACTATCAAGTGCTACTATTAGCTCCAACAACTATACTTGCTAAACAACATTACGAAAATTTCAAACAAAGAATGGACCCTTTTGGAATTAAGATAGCTTTAGTTACTCGTCATAAAACACAAAAAGAAAAGAAAGATCTTTTTGAAAGCATAAAAAAGGGTCAAACAGATATAGTAATAGGAACGCATGCCTTATTATCAGATTTACTACAGGTTAAAAAATTGGGGTTAGTTATAGTCGACGAAGAACAAAGATTTGGGGTACTTCAAAAAGAGAAATTCAAAAAGTTAAGCGAAGGTGTAAACTTCCTTATGATGAGCGCCACTCCTATACCTAGAACCTTATACATGTCTATCAGCGGATTAAGAGACATATCCACGATATCGACCCCGCCCGTGGGTAGGTTACCCATTCAAACATTTGTAGGGAAATATTCAGATAAGTTAATACGTACGGCTATTTTGAGAGAGAAATCTAGGGGCGGACAAACGATCTATATTCACAATAGAGTACAAGAATTGAACGAACTGTACAAAAAACTACAAAGCCTCGTTCCAGAAGTTAAGATAACAATGGTACATGGTGGAACATCAAAAAAGGAGTTTATAAACTCTATAAACAATTTGTACGATGGAAATATCGATCTACTTTTATCAACAACAATAATAGAAAATGGGATAGATATACCTAACGTTAACACCCTTATCCTAGACGATCCAGAAAGATACGGGATCTCTCAGTTATATCAAATTAAAGGAAGAGTCGGAAGATCTAACAGAAGAGCTTTCGTCTACTTTCTTTTTAAAAAAGAAGTCACCCCTCAAACTAAAAAAAGGCTGGAAGCGATCAAAAAGTACAATGAACCAGGAAGTGGATTAAAGCTTGCTTTAAGAGATTTAGAAATTCGTGGATACGGGGATATATTGGGAATAGAGCAAAAAGGTCATATTAACGCGATAGGGTACCATCTATACCATGAGATGTTGAATAAAATTTTGTTTGAATATGGAATTAAAAAGGAAGAAGAAATTCAAAAACCTCAAACCTATACAGAAATAAAAGGTATAAAAGGTTCCCTAGTTATTCCAGAATCATATATCCCTAATTCTATTGAAAGAATGCGAATATATAGAAGTATATCTGTAGCTAAAACAGTTGATGATGTTGAGGATATAAAATCTGAAATACGTGACAAATACGGTAAACTTCCACAAGAGGTAGAAAGATTATTTCAATACGCTCTTATAAAAGTAAAAGCCAATATGGAAGGTATTAAAGAGATAGAAATAGGAGATACATATATATCTTTTAAATTCGAAAATGATGTAAATCCTGTCATTGAAAAATACGACAAATATTCAAGAAAGATTACCTTTTATCCAGAAACGAAAGAACTCATAAGTTATGGGCCCAAAGACCATATGAAATATATGGAAAAGGTTTTTTCCTAA
- the mnmE gene encoding tRNA uridine-5-carboxymethylaminomethyl(34) synthesis GTPase MnmE has product MLNDTIVAISSPIGTGAIAVVRISGNHVKNIIGQALKRKRYTPKKMYYGWLYNKEGEKVDEITWVYHPQPHSYTGEDMLEIFCHGGKLITYAVLNTIIKYGVRQALPGEFTKRAVLNGKMDLIKAEAVNNVITSETEISLKASFNQLKNPLSEKINEIKNSLLSISAQIEVEMDYPDDIEFEDHNMKNKLDDIVNRMDQILKGADNGIIAVEGVRTVIVGKPNSGKSTLLNALLRKDRAIVTDIPGTTRDTIEENLNINGIYIKLIDTAGIRNTEDTLERVGIERTINSIKNSHLILFVLDGTTPFTQEDELIYNKLNELGNKTVIIVLNKSDSPNFKESNYLPLKQKNPNDFVIISAKNGDIKNLEDKIYEKFFEKVNIEEPTLTNQRQKITLESSKEFVLNAINSFEKGFSNDVIMYDVRKALEKIYELSGENYTEELLDKIFSTFCVGK; this is encoded by the coding sequence GTGTTGAATGATACAATAGTTGCCATTTCATCCCCAATTGGTACAGGAGCTATAGCGGTGGTAAGAATTTCAGGCAATCACGTTAAAAACATAATAGGCCAAGCATTAAAAAGAAAAAGATATACCCCTAAGAAAATGTACTATGGTTGGCTTTATAATAAAGAAGGAGAAAAAGTGGACGAAATTACCTGGGTTTACCATCCACAACCTCACTCTTACACAGGAGAGGATATGCTTGAAATATTTTGTCATGGTGGTAAACTTATCACTTATGCCGTTTTGAATACAATTATAAAATATGGTGTAAGGCAAGCTCTACCTGGGGAATTTACAAAACGAGCTGTTTTAAACGGTAAGATGGATCTCATAAAAGCAGAAGCTGTAAACAATGTAATTACTTCGGAGACCGAAATATCTTTAAAAGCGTCTTTTAATCAACTTAAAAATCCCCTTTCTGAAAAGATCAATGAGATAAAAAACAGTTTGCTAAGTATCTCTGCCCAGATCGAGGTAGAAATGGATTATCCTGATGATATAGAATTTGAAGATCACAATATGAAGAACAAATTAGATGATATTGTGAATCGTATGGATCAAATACTAAAGGGTGCTGACAACGGTATTATAGCTGTTGAGGGTGTCAGAACGGTTATAGTAGGAAAACCGAACTCTGGTAAAAGCACCTTGTTGAACGCCCTTCTGAGAAAAGATAGAGCGATTGTAACTGATATTCCAGGAACAACAAGGGACACCATTGAAGAAAATCTGAACATAAACGGTATATACATAAAACTCATAGACACAGCAGGAATACGAAACACAGAAGACACGTTGGAAAGGGTTGGAATAGAAAGGACCATAAATTCCATAAAGAATTCTCATCTAATCTTGTTTGTTTTGGATGGCACAACGCCTTTTACACAAGAAGACGAACTAATTTATAATAAACTAAATGAATTGGGAAATAAAACTGTTATAATTGTATTGAATAAATCGGATTCTCCTAATTTTAAAGAGAGTAATTATCTCCCATTGAAACAAAAAAATCCAAATGATTTTGTTATAATTTCTGCAAAGAACGGAGATATTAAAAATTTGGAAGATAAGATATATGAAAAGTTTTTTGAGAAGGTCAATATTGAAGAACCAACTCTAACTAACCAAAGGCAAAAGATAACCTTAGAATCATCTAAAGAGTTTGTTTTAAACGCTATTAATTCGTTTGAGAAAGGTTTTTCTAACGATGTAATTATGTACGACGTAAGAAAAGCACTTGAAAAAATCTACGAACTCTCTGGGGAAAATTATACTGAAGAATTACTAGATAAAATCTTTTCCACATTTTGCGTTGGAAAGTAG
- a CDS encoding ABC transporter permease, which produces MKILKMSWYEIKKVLRNRGVLILSVIIPVILAYFGSSFYPANITQDFLLALYNEDNSLLGNFSFILIKQFLDFESTIEIKNDEQLNQLIKEANYDSILIIPKGFTQDLINRNQTVLYIIPNPHKIQNSMMIYTGFKAVFDELAGIPEIKVGSTTEFLLQGGIGIDETRPKPEIKMLIPRASDGSLVVSPTTNLGINDMFAPIVAVVVILLLSMIGIASSIGQAREVGLLDLYISNGLKTWEFILSKIISYIVIGFVAGMFSWSMFRMLGVQSQANPWNLILLVLISVFSFSSFGLFLSSFLKTARATSFLVTAMIGGMLVFGGVLIPIPTGSILEKIANLFPVKYSLDGWRKITVLGYGLSDVSFEILILLGSGVIFFLASLMLIQATQET; this is translated from the coding sequence ATGAAAATTTTAAAGATGTCATGGTATGAGATAAAGAAAGTGTTAAGAAATCGAGGAGTATTAATCTTAAGTGTTATAATACCTGTTATTTTAGCTTATTTTGGTTCTTCATTCTATCCTGCGAATATAACGCAAGATTTTCTATTAGCTTTATACAACGAAGATAACAGCCTTTTAGGGAATTTCAGTTTCATTTTGATAAAACAATTTTTGGATTTTGAGAGCACCATCGAAATTAAAAATGATGAACAATTAAATCAATTAATTAAAGAAGCAAATTATGATTCAATACTGATCATTCCAAAGGGTTTTACACAAGATCTGATCAATCGTAATCAAACGGTTTTGTATATCATACCAAATCCTCACAAAATTCAGAACAGTATGATGATCTATACTGGCTTTAAAGCTGTTTTTGATGAACTTGCAGGGATACCCGAAATAAAAGTTGGCTCCACTACCGAATTCTTACTTCAAGGAGGTATAGGGATCGACGAAACGAGACCCAAGCCGGAAATAAAAATGCTTATACCACGCGCCTCGGACGGTTCTTTGGTCGTTTCTCCCACTACAAATTTGGGAATTAATGATATGTTTGCTCCTATCGTAGCGGTGGTTGTAATCCTTTTGTTATCTATGATAGGAATAGCCTCTTCCATTGGTCAAGCCAGAGAAGTTGGATTACTGGATCTATATATATCAAACGGATTAAAAACCTGGGAATTCATTTTATCAAAAATTATATCGTATATAGTAATAGGTTTCGTTGCTGGGATGTTCTCGTGGTCTATGTTCAGAATGCTTGGTGTTCAATCCCAAGCTAATCCCTGGAATTTGATCTTACTCGTTTTAATATCTGTATTTTCTTTCAGCTCTTTTGGCTTGTTTTTATCTTCTTTTTTAAAAACGGCTCGAGCTACTTCTTTCCTTGTGACGGCAATGATAGGAGGAATGTTGGTATTTGGCGGGGTTTTGATCCCAATACCTACAGGAAGTATTCTTGAAAAGATAGCGAACCTATTTCCTGTTAAATACTCTTTAGATGGCTGGAGAAAAATAACGGTATTAGGGTACGGACTAAGTGATGTAAGTTTTGAAATTCTAATACTATTAGGTTCTGGGGTAATTTTCTTTCTGGCATCATTGATGCTAATTCAAGCTACGCAAGAAACATAA
- a CDS encoding SAM hydrolase/SAM-dependent halogenase family protein: MDLIAFLTDWGLSSYYVSVCKSVIKKINKNADIIDITHSAGHFNIKKYASLIFRASRDFEEGTVFLCVVDPTVGSPRNPIALKTSKYNYYFVGPDNGLFTFVIQEYGVEESVELSDKRFFYKTDYSSTFHGRDIFAPVAAYISKGITIDHFGPKTEKLTTFDMQKPVIEDNKVICDYLYSDDFGNIETNLSSNYLENLDLSKKVTVEINGTKNVARVVKNYAEVKKGELLLHVDSSGFYEISANQSSAANKFNLTDDFEGKIKIYLEL, translated from the coding sequence ATGGATCTTATAGCTTTTTTAACGGATTGGGGACTCTCTTCGTATTATGTCTCAGTTTGTAAATCCGTTATAAAAAAAATAAATAAAAATGCTGATATAATTGATATTACACATAGTGCTGGTCATTTTAATATAAAGAAATATGCATCTCTAATTTTCAGGGCCTCTCGCGATTTTGAAGAAGGAACCGTTTTTTTGTGCGTTGTTGATCCAACCGTAGGTAGTCCTAGGAACCCGATCGCTTTGAAAACATCAAAGTACAACTATTATTTTGTTGGCCCAGATAACGGTCTATTTACTTTTGTGATCCAAGAATATGGAGTTGAAGAATCAGTTGAGTTATCCGACAAAAGATTTTTCTATAAAACTGATTATTCATCAACATTTCATGGGCGTGATATATTTGCACCAGTGGCCGCATACATTTCTAAAGGTATTACTATCGATCATTTTGGACCAAAAACAGAAAAATTAACAACTTTCGATATGCAAAAACCTGTCATTGAAGATAACAAAGTAATATGTGATTATTTATATTCAGATGATTTTGGGAACATTGAAACTAACTTATCTTCCAACTATCTTGAGAATTTAGATCTAAGCAAAAAAGTAACAGTAGAAATAAACGGGACAAAAAATGTAGCAAGAGTCGTTAAAAACTATGCTGAAGTAAAGAAAGGTGAATTATTGTTGCATGTTGATAGTTCAGGATTCTATGAAATTTCTGCCAATCAATCCAGTGCTGCTAATAAATTTAACCTCACCGATGATTTTGAAGGGAAGATAAAGATATATCTTGAATTATAA
- a CDS encoding IMPACT family protein, producing the protein MNYKSIKDPIEVTYTVERSKFIGNISKVNSIDEAQKFIKEVSQRYNNATHNCWAYKVHEEGREIGNYSDNNEPSGTAGKPIYGVIEKFGLSNVAIVVTRYFGGVKLGIRGLIDAYSKTAEEVVKASKVVTYEKTFIYEAKCDYGNFSFIQNLMQKQNNFKIIERKFSDEVYFIFEILEHNKDIVLSLLKNKVYSLNFVGNSEGIL; encoded by the coding sequence TTGAATTATAAATCTATAAAAGATCCTATCGAAGTTACATACACTGTAGAAAGGTCTAAATTTATTGGAAATATATCAAAGGTCAATTCGATCGATGAAGCGCAAAAATTTATAAAAGAAGTTTCTCAAAGGTATAATAACGCCACACACAACTGTTGGGCTTATAAGGTACATGAAGAAGGAAGAGAAATCGGTAATTATTCGGATAATAACGAACCATCAGGCACCGCGGGTAAACCTATTTATGGTGTAATTGAAAAGTTTGGTCTATCAAACGTTGCGATAGTAGTTACGAGGTATTTTGGAGGAGTGAAATTAGGGATTCGCGGTTTAATAGATGCGTATTCTAAAACTGCTGAAGAAGTTGTTAAAGCCTCTAAAGTGGTTACCTATGAAAAGACGTTTATTTACGAGGCAAAATGTGACTACGGCAATTTTTCCTTCATACAAAACCTCATGCAAAAACAAAACAACTTCAAAATAATAGAACGAAAATTTTCAGACGAAGTTTATTTTATATTTGAAATATTAGAACATAACAAAGATATCGTTTTATCATTATTGAAAAACAAGGTGTACAGTTTAAATTTTGTTGGCAATTCGGAGGGAATTTTATGA
- the dnaX gene encoding DNA polymerase III subunit gamma/tau has translation MNNNLYRKYRPLDFDEILGQPHVVKYFKNALNKQEVSHAYIFSGPRGTGKTTTARILAKVLNCMDPQVYNPCNKCENCVSINNNSFLDVIEMDAASNRGIDEIRNIRDSSNYRPVYGKYKVYIIDEFHMLTREAFNALLKTLEEPPSHVVFILATTNLEKVPDTIISRSQIINFKNLGQNEIVEGLKNIASSEGMEYELDALQIIAKRAKGGMRDAISMLEQVEKFGEMKITHQDTLDILGLFDENFIVQFIENVSNSKIDEFLVQSEDLFNLGKDPEILLEQSIEYIFDSLINEKRSNLIHLMGIFNNILKDLKYSENKRLIFDVEILDFMHKYSTTSVPLLHENEKTPNRNQVTTESVIKETQHPIMKKILDYFSDPHEKKSNMAIYFALLFSNPEIENNKIHFKFSSGQKLEYEILKKYVDELKVNIFLLIDGSYEITFSLEGGEVESLTQQKEKANLREKKLF, from the coding sequence ATGAACAACAATTTATACAGAAAATACAGGCCTTTAGATTTTGATGAAATTTTAGGACAACCCCATGTGGTAAAATACTTCAAAAACGCTTTAAACAAGCAAGAGGTTTCTCATGCATATATTTTTTCGGGTCCACGTGGTACTGGAAAGACTACAACCGCTAGAATACTCGCCAAGGTATTAAATTGCATGGATCCCCAAGTATACAATCCATGCAACAAATGCGAGAACTGTGTTTCTATAAACAATAACAGTTTTTTGGATGTAATAGAAATGGATGCAGCTTCGAATAGAGGAATAGACGAAATCAGAAACATCAGGGATTCTTCCAATTATAGGCCTGTCTATGGAAAATACAAAGTATATATAATCGATGAATTTCATATGTTGACAAGAGAAGCCTTCAATGCTTTGCTAAAAACGCTGGAAGAACCACCTTCGCACGTTGTCTTTATTTTAGCGACCACCAATTTGGAAAAAGTTCCTGATACCATCATTTCTAGGTCTCAAATTATAAACTTCAAAAATTTAGGTCAGAATGAAATAGTAGAAGGGTTGAAAAATATAGCAAGCTCTGAAGGGATGGAATATGAGTTAGACGCCTTGCAGATCATAGCTAAAAGGGCAAAAGGTGGGATGAGAGATGCCATATCGATGTTGGAACAAGTAGAAAAATTTGGAGAAATGAAGATAACCCACCAAGATACCCTAGACATACTAGGTTTGTTCGACGAAAATTTTATTGTTCAGTTCATAGAAAATGTTTCCAATTCAAAAATAGATGAATTTTTGGTACAATCTGAAGATCTGTTCAACTTGGGAAAAGACCCAGAAATTCTTTTGGAACAATCCATAGAATATATTTTTGATTCACTAATTAACGAGAAAAGAAGTAACTTAATTCACTTAATGGGGATATTCAACAATATACTTAAAGATTTAAAATACAGTGAAAATAAAAGGTTGATTTTCGATGTGGAGATCTTAGATTTCATGCACAAATATTCAACTACCTCCGTGCCTTTGCTACACGAAAATGAAAAAACTCCAAATAGAAATCAAGTAACCACAGAATCCGTTATCAAAGAAACTCAACACCCAATTATGAAGAAAATTCTCGATTACTTCAGCGATCCCCACGAGAAGAAGTCCAACATGGCTATATACTTCGCTTTACTATTTTCGAATCCAGAAATTGAAAACAATAAAATACACTTCAAATTCTCTTCAGGTCAAAAGCTAGAATATGAAATTCTAAAAAAGTACGTTGATGAATTAAAGGTGAATATATTTTTGCTGATCGATGGATCATACGAAATCACTTTTTCTCTCGAAGGTGGCGAGGTGGAAAGTCTGACCCAACAAAAAGAAAAAGCCAATTTGAGAGAAAAGAAACTGTTCTGA